Proteins from a single region of Kluyveromyces lactis strain NRRL Y-1140 chromosome A complete sequence:
- a CDS encoding Zn(II)2Cys6 transcription factor (conserved hypothetical protein) yields the protein MVGTIEMKKVARSYMGCQKCKSLKKKCDEVKPHCGYCKKRGFQCDYSRTLKWGGRPFKDNRVSKKMKFEHTYVVEGICAVDLNAATGKQATKVKKNKKMITKKTVVVKEEEPVQEKQLQELVQELEKPPLSEPVIEIERVEEEGNSPQRVNMALVSSTPLSPLSLSLFDGSKDELDDSIAGSQRIGGFHNDDDDLVQSLDLEFFMPSISLPSLMIPDLLLQSPEMAESFDFFVNQTSKLLVPAPSSIYTRNPFFNFLPRMAMSNTALMNLLLVFGANHKHKILQYQELSNGDSSLVANDLLINTFTNLMGQLTNFDSRNSDSTLATILLLAAFDIFFGDKKQKWRTHVYGARKIMKERISNDTGSVMLSNNSADVEQEYFLLRWFAYTDIISSLSSTNSINNIHKLTTLRYEMETTIKDSLMQKMMLLKDIEYFTGMEVICLWLLAEISRLVNEKETATNNIFPQDLILRALELDHKMVSYLKASELKRNEIFQSYYLSKTDAITTESYGAYRILRATNQIFSLTGVLQLKRRVLGLPPSSPIVIELVKNITELIETWIEFGSSAETCIIFCIFSCGCELMAPELHHYRPLYLQHLLSLIQKGVSSAEQARNIVEECWSSNKQWWDIFKEKSLDVTFAL from the coding sequence ATGGTTGGTACTATagagatgaagaaagttgCTAGGTCTTATATGGGATGTCAGAAGTGTAagagtttgaagaagaaatgtgATGAGGTGAAACCCCATTGCGGGTACTGTAAGAAGCGAGGCTTCCAATGTGATTATTCGCGTACATTGAAATGGGGCGGTCGTCCGTTTAAGGATAATAGGGTTTccaagaagatgaagtttGAGCATACTTATGTTGTCGAGGGAATATGTGCGGTGGATTTGAACGCTGCCACTGGGAAACAGGCCACCAAAgtcaagaagaacaagaagatgataacCAAGAAAACTGTGGTGGTAAAGGAGGAGGAACCAGTTCAGGAGAAGCAGCTACAAGAGCTGGTGCAGGAGCTGGAGAAACCGCCTTTATCGGAGCCTGTGATTGAGATAGAGAGAGTGGAGGAAGAGGGTAATTCTCCACAGCGGGTCAATATGGCTCTTGTTTCGTCCACACCACTGTCTCCTCTTTCTCTGTCTCTGTTCGATGGGTCCAAGGATGAATTGGACGATAGTATCGCCGGCAGCCAGCGGATCGGTGGTTTTCACaacgatgatgacgatCTTGTGCAAAGCCTAGATCTTGAATTCTTTATGCCTTCTATTTCACTTCCAAGCTTGATGATTCCTGATCTCCTACTGCAGTCACCAGAGATGGCAGAATcgtttgatttctttgtgAACCAGACTTCAAAATTGTTGGTTCCTGCCCCAAGCTCAATTTATACCCGTAAcccattcttcaatttcttacCCCGCATGGCTATGAGTAACACCGCATTAATGAACTTGTTGTTGGTGTTTGGAGCCAACCATAAGCATAAGATTCTACAATACCAGGAGTTATCAAATGGAGATTCCTCTTTGGTGGCTAATGACTTGTTGATTAATACTTTCACCAACCTTATGGGTCAGTTAACcaattttgattcaagaaatagTGATTCAACCTTGGCTACCATTCTATTGTTAGCTGCTTTCGACATCTTCTTTGGTgataagaaacaaaaatggAGAACGCATGTTTATGGCGCAAGGAAAATCATGAAGGAAAGGATTTCTAACGATACAGGATCAGTAATGTTGTCTAATAACAGTGCAGATGTGGAACAAGAGTATTTCCTTTTAAGATGGTTTGCTTATACTGACATCATTTCGTCTTTATCTTCAACGAATTCAATTAACAATATTCATAAACTTACCACTTTGCGGTACGAAATGGAAACCACTATTAAGGACAGCTTGAtgcagaagatgatgttaTTAAAAGATATCGAGTACTTCACAGGAATGGAAGTAATATGCCTATGGTTGTTAGCTGAGATTTCTCGTCTGGTTAACGAGAAAGAAACTGCTACTAACAATATATTCCCACAGGATCTTATTTTGAGAGCTTTGGAACTCGATCATAAGATGGTTTCATATTTAAAGGCCAGCGAATTGAAGAGAAACGAGATATTTCAGTCATATTATCTTTCCAAGACTGACGCAATCACAACGGAAAGCTATGGTGCGTATAGAATTCTTCGGGCCACGAACCAGATATTTTCCCTTACAGGTGTGTTACAGTTGAAACGTAGAGTGTTGGGTCTCCCTCCGTCTAGTCCAATAGTGATAGAACTAGTGAAAAATATCACTGAATTGATAGAAACATGGATTGAGTTTGGCTCTTCTGCTGAGACATGtattatattttgtattttcAGTTGTGGATGTGAATTGATGGCTCCTGAATTACATCACTATAGGCCATTGTATCTGCAGCATCTGCTCTCCTTGATTCAAAAGGGTGTATCAAGTGCTGAACAGGCTAGAAATATCGTGGAAGAATGCTGGTCATCAAATAAACAATGGTGGGATATCTTCAAGGAAAAGAGTTTAGATGTTACGTTTGCACTTTGA
- the FZF1 gene encoding Fzf1p (some similarities with uniprot|P32805 Saccharomyces cerevisiae YGL254W FZF1 Transcription factor involved in sulfite metabolism sole identified regulatory target is SSU1 overexpression suppresses sulfite-sensitivity of many unrelated mutants due to hyperactivation of SSU1 contains five zinc fingers) produces MEKRPKRYVCPIESCGKKYSRPCLLRQHVRSHTNEKPFHCPEPGCDKAFLRPSHLRVHMLSHSKVKPYNCSVCGKGFATKQQFQRHQQTHTQNQDDTSTYQCGYYGCPFNAPSKEALNEHVLELHLIHEILDQNPPLQTPPHWDNLQCQDSSCSGYPSFQSSLELLEHYDEYHIYIPESLLKYSFEENINTSSSEYSADGLYTDLE; encoded by the coding sequence ATGGAGAAAAGACCCAAACGATACGTCTGTCCCATAGAATCATGTGGTAAGAAATACTCGAGGCCCTGCTTGCTTCGACAGCACGTAAGGTCTCATACAAATGAGAAACCGTTCCATTGTCCTGAACCTGGATGTGATAAAGCGTTTCTAAGGCCCTCACATCTAAGAGTACATATGCTCAGCCATTCCAAGGTCAAACCATACAACTGTAGTGTGTGCGGTAAGGGATTTGCCACTAAACAGCAGTTTCAGAGACATCAGCAGACGCATACGCAGAATCAAGACGACACTTCGACTTACCAATGTGGATATTACGGCTGTCCATTTAATGCTCCCTCAAAAGAGGCATTGAACGAACATGTATTAGAACTACACCTTATCCACGAAATTCTCGACCAGAACCCACCGTTACAAACCCCTCCACATTGGGATAACTTGCAATGCCAGGATAGCAGCTGTAGTGGgtatccttcttttcaatcCAGCCTGGAACTACTAGAACACTACGATGAGtatcatatatatataccgGAATCTTTGCTAAAATACTCGTTCGAAGAAAATATAAAtacatcatcatcagagTATTCTGCAGACGGATTATACACGGATCTTGAGTAA
- the BAT1 gene encoding branched-chain-amino-acid transaminase BAT1 (highly similar to uniprot|P38891 Saccharomyces cerevisiae YHR208W BAT1 Mitochondrial branched-chain amino acid aminotransferase homolog of murine ECA39 highly expressed during logarithmic phase and repressed during stationary phase), whose amino-acid sequence MNYIGLRNCARAVSSRVSIPSRGIKSHILTSYRAMSLDASKVKITKVETPSKPRPNDELVFGQTFTDHMLTIEWTAENGWGVPEIKPYGNLSLDPSSCVFHYAFELFEGLKAYRTPDNKISMFRADKNMERMNKSAARICLPSFNSDELIKLIGKLIEQDKHLVPQGQGYSLYIRPTMIGTTNGLGVGTPDRALLYVITSPVGPYYKTGFKAVRLEATDYATRAWPGGVGDKKLGANYAPCILPQLQAAERGYQQNLWLFGPEKNITEVGTMNVFFVFKDSKTGKKELVTAPLDGTILEGVTRDSILQLARENLNSDEWIVSERYYTITEVEERAAKGELVEAFGSGTAAVVSPIKEIGWNGHDIQVPLLPGEQCGPLTKQVAEWIADIQYGRKEHKGWSRIVADLN is encoded by the coding sequence ATGAACTACATTGGACTACGGAATTGTGCAAGAGCTGTTTCCAGCAGAGTTTCCATTCCATCAAGAGGTATTAAGAGTCATATTTTAACAAGTTATAGAGCCATGTCCTTAGACGCATCCAAGGTTAAAATCACCAAGGTCGAAACCCCATCGAAGCCACGTCCAAACGATGAGTTGGTTTTCGGTCAAACTTTCACTGACCATATGTTAACCATCGAATGGACAGCTGAAAACGGTTGGGGTGTCCCAGAGATTAAACCATACGGGAACTTGTCGTTAGATCCATCCTCGTGTGTGTTCCACTATGCTTTCGAATTGTTCGAAGGTTTGAAGGCGTACAGAACCCCAGACAACAAGATCAGCATGTTCCGTGCTGATAAGAATATGGAACGTATGAACAAGTCAGCAGCCAGAATCTGTTTGCCATCTTTTAATTCGGATGAGTTGATCAAGTTGATCGGTAAGTTGATCGAACAAGACAAGCATTTGGTGCCTCAAGGTCAAGGTTACTCCTTGTACATCAGACCTACAATGATTGGTACTACTAACGGATTGGGTGTTGGTACTCCAGACAGAGCTTTGTTGTATGTGATCACATCTCCAGTGGGACCATATTACAAGACTGGGTTCAAAGCCGTGAGATTGGAAGCTACGGATTATGCTACTAGAGCTTGGCCAGGTGGTGTTGGTGACAAGAAGCTTGGTGCCAACTACGCACCATGTATCTTGCCTCAATTGCAAGCTGCTGAACGTGGTTACCAACAAAACTTGTGGTTGTTCGGTCCAGAAAAGAACATCACTGAAGTCGGTACTATGAACGTCTTCTTCGTGTTCAAGGACTCCAAGACCGGCAAGAAGGAATTGGTTACTGCTCCATTGGACGGTACCATTTTGGAAGGTGTCACTAGAGACTCTATTCTACAATTGGCCAGAGAAAACTTGAACTCTGACGAGTGGATCGTCTCTGAACGTTACTACACTATCACCgaagtggaagaaagaGCTGCCAAGGGCGAATTGGTCGAAGCGTTCGGTTCCGGTACCGCTGCTGTCGTGTCTCCAATCAAGGAAATCGGCTGGAACGGTCACGATATCCAAGTGCCATTGTTGCCTGGTGAACAATGTGGTCCATTGACCAAGCAAGTGGCTGAATGGATTGCCGATATCCAATATGGCAGAAAAGAACACAAGGGATGGTCCCGTATCGTTGCTGACTTGAACTAA
- a CDS encoding epoxide hydrolase (similar to uniprot|P53750 Saccharomyces cerevisiae YNR064C) → MTDSRIQTFHTATLSNNTKVWYREAGDKSNPSIVLLHGYPTSSTMFRHLIPLISDKFHVIAPDLPGFGFTEVPEDYHYSFDNLAATVREFLKEINVTRFAIYVFDYGSPVGFRLALKDPSSITGIVTQNGNAYEEALGDEFWGFIKKYWQTTQTDPVFVKPLSQFIADRKNVDDQYFIGVKDKTAIEPAAYTLDFALLQRPGQTDIQLKLFHDYQNNLTIYPAIHEFLKAHRIPVLAAWGKNDYIFTPEGAEAFGKHAQKFKLTLLDSGHFALETHVQDIAHDINTFLHDNIAL, encoded by the coding sequence ATGACCGACTCTCGTATCCAGACATTCCACACAGCAACCCTTTCAAACAACACCAAGGTTTGGTATAGGGAAGCAGGTGATAAATCTAATCCATCAATTGTCTTGTTGCATGGATATCCCACTTCTTCAACTATGTTTCGTCACTTGATCCCATTGATTTCTGATAAATTTCATGTCATTGCACCTGATCTCCCAGGGTTCGGATTCACAGAAGTTCCAGAAGACTACCATTACTCCTTCGATAACTTGGCTGCCACGGTCAGagagtttttgaaagagatcAATGTTACTAGGTTTGCCATCTACGTCTTTGATTATGGGTCTCCAGTCGGATTCCGTTTAGCGTTGAAGGATCCCTCTTCCATCACAGGTATTGTTACTCAGAACGGCAACGCATACGAAGAGGCACTTGGAGATGAATTCTGGGgttttatcaaaaagtaCTGGCAGACTACCCAAACTGATCCAGTATTTGTTAAGCCACTTTCTCAGTTTATAGCTGATAGAAAGAATGTCGATGACCAATATTTCATTGGTGTTAAGGACAAAACAGCTATAGAACCAGCTGCATATACCCTTGATTTTGCTTTGTTACAAAGGCCAGGCCAAACTGACattcaattgaagttgTTTCACGATTACCAGAACAATTTGACCATTTATCCTGCAATTCACGAGTTTTTAAAAGCTCATCGGATACCTGTCTTGGCAGCTTGGGGTAAAAACGATTACATCTTTACTCCAGAAGGAGCCGAGGCTTTTGGCAAACATGCCCAAAAATTCAAGTTGACCCTTTTGGACTCTGGACACTTTGCTTTGGAAACTCACGTCCAGGATATTGCCCATGACATTAATACATTCCTCCATGACAATATAGCTTTATAA
- a CDS encoding uncharacterized protein (weakly similar to uniprot|Q9A7D3 Caulobacter crescentus CC1790 Hypothetical protein CC1790) has product MSFKFDDNGVVKTFHGNTIICHIPQQTDFFNRLLDFYRFAKRLSFYDKITLLPPSSYHVTIMNCCHEHDRSVGHWPTGLGADASISECHNHLAQLFKDANFRDQGTNPSGVELKVHIPPKDELPSSKPRSINVIVKPSNTSQETAIKQLRDSISALTGLEDPSHDSIKFHITLAYINEELKDSEVEELNSHLGNLHCILDRDCPVVQLGEPEFVTFEDMFYFHLVTKL; this is encoded by the coding sequence ATGAGTTTCAAGTTTGACGATAATGGAGTGGTCAAAACGTTCCATGGTAACACTATAATTTGCCATATACCGCAGCAGActgatttctttaataGGTTATTGGACTTTTACAGGTTCGCTAAACGACTATCGTTCTATGACAAGATCACCCTGCTTCCACCTTCCAGTTACCATGTTACAATCATGAATTGCTGCCACGAACACGATAGGTCAGTCGGTCATTGGCCTACGGGGCTTGGTGCTGATGCAAGCATTTCAGAGTGTCATAACCATCTTGcacaattgttcaaagatgCCAATTTTAGAGACCAGGGAACTAATCCAAGCGGTGTTGAACTGAAGGTCCATATACCACCGAAAGACGAACTGCCTTCGAGTAAGCCTCGGTCCATTAATGTAATTGTAAAACCATCGAATACTTCCCAAGAGACAGCCATCAAACAGCTCAGGGATTCCATCTCTGCATTGACTGGTCTTGAAGATCCATCTCATGATTCTATAAAGTTTCATATCACATTGGCCTACATCAATGAAGAGCTAAAAGATTCTGAAGTGGAGGAATTGAACTCACACCTTGGAAATTTACATTGCATTCTGGACAGAGATTGTCCTGTTGTCCAGTTGGGAGAACCTGAATTTGTTACCTTTGAAGACATGTTCTATTTCCACTTAGTGACAAAATTGTAA
- the SUC2 gene encoding beta-fructofuranosidase SUC2 (uniprot|Q9Y746 Kluyveromyces lactis KLLA0A10417g INV1 Invertase precursor) — translation MLKLLSLMVPLASAAVIHRRDANISAIASEWNSTSNSSSSLSLNRPAVHYSPEEGWMNDPNGLWYDAKEEDWHIYYQYYPDAPHWGLPLTWGHAVSKDLTVWDEQGVAFGPEFETAGAFSGSMVIDYNNTSGFFNSSTDPRQRVVAIWTLDYSGSETQQLSYSHDGGYTFTEYSDNPVLDIDSDAFRDPKVFWYQGEDSESEGNWVMTVAEADRFSVLIYSSPDLKNWTLESNFSREGYLGYNYECPGLVKVPYVKNTTYASAPGSNITSSGPLHPNSTVSFSNSSSIAWNASSVPLNITLSNSTLVDETSQLEEVGYAWVMIVSFNPGSILGGSGTEYFIGDFNGTHFEPLDKQTRFLDLGKDYYALQTFFNTPNEVDVLGIAWASNWQYANQVPTDPWRSSMSLVRNFTITEYNINSNTTALVLNSQPVLDFTSLRKNGTSYTLENLTLNSSSHEVLEFEDPTGVFEFSLEYSVNFTGIHNWVFTDLSLYFQGDKDSDEYLRLGYEANSKQFFLDRGHSNIPFVQENPFFTQRLSVSNPPSSNSSTFDVYGIVDRNIIELYFNNGTVTSTNTFFFSTGNNIGSIIVKSGVDDVYEIESLKVNQFYVD, via the coding sequence ATGTTAAAGTTGTTGTCATTAATGGTGCCTTTGGCATCTGCTGCTGTCATCCACCGCCGTGATGCTAATATTAGTGCCATTGCTAGCGAATGGAATTCTACTTCTAATTCGTCCTCTTCTCTCAGTTTGAACAGACCTGCTGTCCATTATTCCCCAGAAGAAGGTTGGATGAACGATCCCAATGGGTTGTGGTATGATGCTAAGGAAGAAGATTGGCATATATACTATCAGTACTATCCAGACGCACCACATTGGGGTTTACCATTGACTTGGGGTCATGCTGTCTCCAAGGATTTGACCGTTTGGGATGAGCAAGGTGTTGCATTTGGACCAGAATTCGAAACTGCTGGTGCCTTCTCTGGTAGTATGGTCATTGATTACAACAACACTTCCGGGTTCTTCAACAGCTCTACGGATCCAAGACAAAGAGTGGTTGCTATTTGGACTTTGGACTACAGCGGCAGTGAGACTCAACAATTGAGTTATTCCCATGATGGTGGTTACACGTTTACTGAATACTCTGACAACCCAGTGTTGGATATCGATTCTGATGCCTTCAGAGACCCTAAGGTGTTCTGGTACCAAGGTGAAGATTCTGAATCCGAGGGTAATTGGGTTATGACAGTCGCCGAAGCTGACCGTTTCTCTGTCTTGATTTACTCTTCTccagatttgaagaactgGACCCTAGAATCTAACTTCTCTCGTGAAGGGTACTTGGGTTACAATTACGAATGTCCAGGTCTTGTTAAGGTTCCATACGTTAAGAATACCACTTATGCCAGTGCTCCAGGTTCTAACATTACTTCTTCCGGTCCATTACATCCAAACAGCACCGTATCATTCTCCAACTCCTCTTCTATAGCATGGAATGCCTCTTCTGTCCCATTGAACATTACTTTGTCAAATTCTACATTAGTTGACGAAACTTctcaattggaagaagtcGGGTACGCATGGGTCATGATTGTTTCCTTTAACCCTGGCTCTATCTTGGGTGGTTCTGGTACTGAATACTTCATCGGTGACTTCAACGGTACTCACTTCGAACCACTCGACAAGCAAACTAGATTCCTTGACTTGGGTAAAGATTATTATGCTCTACaaaccttcttcaatacTCCAAATGAAGTAGACGTCTTGGGTATTGCTTGGGCTTCTAATTGGCAATACGCTAACCAAGTACCTACCGACCCATGGCGTTCATCTATGAGTTTGGTCAGGAACTTCACCATTACTGAATACAATATTAATTCAAACACAACTGCGTTGGTATTGAACAGTCAACCTGTGCTTGACTTCACTAGTCTGAGAAAGAACGGTACTTCATACACCCTTGAAAACTTGACGTTGAACTCTTCATCTCACGAAGTGCTTGAGTTTGAAGACCCTACCGGTGTATTCGAATTCTCTCTTGAGTATTCCGTCAATTTCACTGGAATCCATAACTGGGTCTTCACCGATTTATCCTTATACTTCCAAGGTGACAAGGACAGCGACGAATACTTGAGATTAGGCTACGAAGCTAATTCCAAgcaattcttcttggacCGTGGTCATTCCAACATCCCATTCGTTCAAGAGAACCCATTCTTCACTCAAAGACTCTCAGTTAGCAATCCACCTTCTAGTAATTCTAGCACCTTCGATGTTTATGGTATCGTTGACAGAAACATTATCGAACTTTACTTCAATAACGGTACTGTCACTTCCACTAAcactttcttcttctccacAGGTAACAACATCGGCTCCATTATTGTGAAGTCAGGTGTTGACGATGTTTATGAAATCGAGAGTTTGAAGGTGAACCAATTCTACGTTGATTGA